tatttatattttctattttaattttagttttagtaattttgtttttgtcatttttattagtatttataattattttttattagttatggtttttttatttttaattcagtttgtttatttattttaattaatgatgtttttgtcaTCTAGTTTTAGTGAAACATaactctttttttatatatatatatatatatatatatatatatatatatatatatatatatatatatatatatatatatatatatatatataaaggcagttttttttttataactgtcAATTTTTTATGATATCAGGACAGTTTTTAGGagaaatttgattttttttctcccccccaaaaaaacatcaaaatgaattttaattatacaaataaaaacaagcttaaagggttagttcacccaaaaatgaaatttcagtcattagttactcaacctcatgttgttccacacccgtaagaccttcgttcatcttcagaacacaaattaagatgtttttgctgaaatctgagaggtttttaTCATCTccaatagaaagcaatgaaattaccatcattcaaggtcTAGAAAAGTAGTAGAAGCATtgataaaatagtcaatgtgactgcagtggttcaaccttaaatgttatgaagcaacaagaatactttttgtgcgcagaaacaaaccaaaaataacaaatagaCCTTGAATatggtaattttgttgcattctatgggagataaaaaaaaaaaaaacctctcagatttaataaaaaatatcttaattgtgttccgaagatgaacgaagatcttacgggtgtggaacgacatgagggtgagtaataaatgacagaaatttcatttttgggtgaactaaccctttaagatagaAAAGTTGTATTTAAAGCACTACATGTATAAACTGCATTATGTATTTTCTAATAaattaatagaaaaaaagtgtGTCATGATCCatacatttaaaacaagttAGAACAATATCATGCATTGTTAATTGGCAAATCATATCAGTAAAGCACTAATCCAGCTTCAGAAAAGTGAATGTAAGCATAGTATGCACACATACCGTAAGCACTGGTTGGTACACTGGCGACAGGAAGAGCATGTTTGCCATTCTGAGAAATAGTCTGCACAGGAAGGTGGTGAATGGCGCTCTGCTGGACAACAGTGTAGCTCTGCTGCCCCCTATTGGCTGAGTTTATGTGACTCCCTACAGCCTGAATAACTCTACTGCCAACCACAGGCATCTCATCCACTGCATACACAGAAGATTAACAGAGAGACAGTTAAGGCCTATTCACACAGAGTGCAAATTCAAAGACAAAACTAGGCATACCAatagattttgcaaaaaacaaacaaacaaacaagcaaaaaacaacaacaacaaaaacaactgcTCTCTAATAAAACAAGAGGTAATGGGTTGTTTTACCTCTTTGTTCTCCATGTCCCTCTCCTGAGCTTGAGGAGGTGGTGTTAGCCAGGATGTAGCCATTGGGGGAGCTGGTAGAGGTGGTCAATACACGGACCATGGTGACAGCTGGCGCCTGCTGCACCACATGGATGGCCTGACCAGAGGCCTGGGAGGAGCTAATGATGGAGGCCGGCATGTAAGCCACAGGCTTGGGGATGGCGGCTGAGGACTGAGGTGGTACGGCCATGATTACAGGCTGGGCGCTCACTGGAGAGCCTGAGAGACAAGAGGAATCACCAGAGAGACAGAAAATACATTCAGGATTAATCAGAAGCTTGCTAAGACTGCATAATTATGCAAATTATAACTGCAGTGTGTATACATCTAAATTCTGCTTTAGATGAAGCTTCTGTGCCACTTCTGCAGTACAAAAATGGATTTTGTTGTTTACAGGAAAAGCTCCACAATTTAGGAAAAGCTACACTATTTTCAGCACAGCTGAGCTACTATCATATTACTGAAAAAATGAAGGTAAGTTAGTATTGTTTCTATTTGGAGACTATAAATCCAAACACTGGCAGTCACGCGCACTGCTGTGCAGTCAGTCAGTCCTGCTGTGCTATGAAAAGAAGCACGGTCACCTGGTGCACTCTGGGAGTATCGGTACTCGGGCACAGACGCAAGCTTGGAACCAAAGTCATGCTCATGTGACACTGGGGATCCTTCCCGTGACAGACAGTCGGGGGTCTGGAGGCCGCTCGAGTGTGGAGAGAGGAGGCCGGAGTGGGTGGGAGACGCAGGAGCACTCCTGAAACCAACACAATAATCTGTCAGTCACACGCACTGACATCCTAGCACACAGTAAGGATCCGTCCACACCAcagacgataactataacaaaaacattaaaaatttagatataaaaagaatagcagagtccccATCACAACCATAACGACAGAGAAACGGTatcgttggaatcactttcaatCCATCCTactttaaaaaatgcttgaacagatgacaaaactgcagtGTGTGCTTAGACTAAACAGAAGGTTATTgcggacgctaatatagttattgctttagttatcgttcttggtgtgaatgggcctcaACTCTCATACACAGTGTGAACGCAACACATACATGTTCAGATGTTACACGCCAAGCAGGGTCCAAAAGTAACTTTTTGCCTCACCTGCCAAAGGTATGAAGTTAAACTAATTACTTAAATGTGcagagacaactttaaaaaatgagtgTAAACAGCGTGAagcctttaaaggtgctatagaggatgttttgttttatacatttttgcaatattacttgaaactgtctttactaactgataaaagactatttattaggtgcactgaaaggaataatattaatatacataatctctgcacgaggtagggctttaaaaacatcagccagcCGCatgatcgtgtaaacgattggccctctggcttgtcaatcactgccatgatgttccttgtgagagacgtgcgcagCTGCGCTCTcaagtaactttccacactccacaggcgccgcattcaatgtttttgtcaggagacaggagtaacaactgcagattatgagttacctgcggtgagtccgacataatgaatccactaacacgacacagcgaatgccggtggtaaacactcatgttccaatactcgtgcacaagttttgggaggcgtttcCTTGAactgagctgtgaaggaggggggttgttcttacgcatgcgctcattttcaaaaagtaacagtctttggtttctcagtcaacgaaaagatcctctttagcacctttaaatcactgctctgtttgtttgagcAGTGTGAGTTTGAAGAGGCACTACCAAATAATTGCCAAAGTAATGGTATTAGGAGCATGTCTGGAAACCCCGTTCGAAAACACTCATTATTGTCGCAATTTCTTGTGGTGTCACTAGGGGTGAAGAAATGAGACACTtagtctttaaaaaaattacagccTCTAAACTTAATtgaataaaaactatttttttaatggCGGCATCTCACATTAActactataatattatattattatattaatttaaatttaattgtattattataatattttattaatatatattttgtattacataattataaaaatgGCAGCACTTAagtataaaaatgttatattcattAACAGTCAATGTATAcaaatattagtattattacaattcaattttttattaataccTGTTAATTCAGAAACATATGCTCcttgaatcataatttattaactaatgttaacctgAAATGTTGAACAACAATTTCAGCACATAACTAATGTGATATTtatgatatatatttaatatatcaaagtattaatttcttgacACTGATATAGTTTCAATGACTAACATAGTTTGTAGATccttcattaaagggatagttcgaccaaaaatgaaagttctgtcatcatttactcatcctcaaccCAAACCTGACAAGAGgctgaataattaattaaagaatattcattttggggtgaactaaacctttaaatgaattatttatgAAGGTCTGACAAGATCCCACATTAGCCAGTCTTCTGGTGAAGTGGTACTTCTTGCTATTTTTGTCCCTCATGTTTTTGTTATTGTGGCTTAATGGCATGAACATATCCATGCTAATGTATAAATCATGCATTACAGTTAATTTTGGACCCAAGTCTAATGGAAGCTTATACAGAGAGTAAGTTGAGTCTGACTGATGCTGCTTCACGAAATGGCTCCTTAACAAACGAATGAAACGGATCAAATTCAAACAGACTTACTTTGTTCTGCACAGTGAAGAAACAGACAGAAGGGAAAGAAAGAGGGGAAACAGAAGAGGCTAAGCAGGCTTCTACTACATCAGACAGTGTGAGTGTCATAAGGGGGTCGGCGGAGGGCGTACTGGGTTAAAAGCAGTGGTCTGAGACATCTCACCTGGAGGACAGAGGGCCGAAGGGCGTGCGGAAGCAGGACACCCCTCTCTGCCGACGCTTTCTGAAGGCCTGCTCCACCAACTTGGCCTCTGATGAGGGGTCCACGCGCCAGAACGAACCTTTGCCTGGCTCTTCCTGTGAGCGTGGCACTTTAATAAAGTAGCGGTTGAGAGACAGGTTGTGTCTAATGGAGTTCTGGAGAGAAATGAGATTAAGGGAATATAAATTAGTACACAAACATGACAGACCGACAAACAACAATTTTTAGCAGATAAACTGACCTGCCAGCCCTTGTCTGCCGTCCTGTAGTACGGATAATGCTTGGTGATGTGAGCGTAGATGCCACTTAGTGTTAGCTGTCTGTCCGGTGCAGACGAGATGGCCTGGACTATCAGCTGAGCGTACGAGTATGGAGGTTTGGACTCATCCTGAAGGAAGAGCGGACAGTTAATTTTGGCAACAAACACACTGACCGTGATTGACATGCACTGGGATGCTGGAGGCTCTTGCCTTAGGACTGTCTCCACCGGTGGCTTCAGTGCGCTGTTCTGACACAGCCTTGGCTGCGAACTCCGCTGCCAGCTGGAGATCTGAGGTGATGTTGCGGCCATAGCGGTATCCTGAAGAACCTGCGCCCCGAGGGCTCGCTGGGCAGGAATTGGGAACGCTGAGTAGAGAGAGGATGGACAGAAAGGTGTGAGGACATCATTTTGTAAACAGGCCAAAAAGATCGTTTCAGAGGTTAGAGGAAtgtttctgattattattattattacaatatacaaAGTAGaaccttttcacagactgtaaAGAAGCATTTCCAGTTATTAACATCATAAATCTAGAAAAGTCTTTCTCTTCTGACCACTGTAATCaatcttgcaatattttttctctcttttggaaagtcaaaaaaaaaaaaaaaatgctatcatgatttttttcccttttggATCAAATGagaatgcaaaaaatatatttgttgtaGTTTTTGCTCACCACAATAGAAGTTAACCCAACTTTGACTTTGGCTCCTGTGAACCTtggaaaacatttgaaaaagtctgttccaatttaaatgtttaagtttATAGGCAACCTTTAGTGATTGCTAGACACTTACAAAGCATagtataatgttaaaataagcAACAAACGTATGTTTTAGAGTATAAACGTAACAACTAAACATTATATGCATTGAAATGATTCTAGTATGATAGAAACATTACACTAAGATTTTCTGAGCAAAGTTTTATacattcagaagtttggggtcgTGATTTGTTTTGCCAAAAACGTTTTTGAtagaagtctcttttgctcaccagcatttgtttgatcaaaaatacagtaaaaacagtaatattgtgaaatactattacaatttaaaataacacttttgaactcttttttttaatttcactaaaatttattttaatttaatttttacatttaatacatccttgcttaataaaatgaaaatgtcattaattgtCGTTCAAAACCCGTACGACCgtcgtttatcttcggaacacaaattaagatatttttaatgaaacccaAGAGCTTCCTGTCCCTCCATAGAAATCCAATGCAACAACCAattttaaggtccagaaaggtagtaaagacatcattaaagtactccatgtgactccagtggttcaaccttaatgttatgaaatgacgcaagtgctttgtttgcacaaaaaacacaatttaccATGATTTACAATTTActgtatttacaaaataatattatccaaagCGTGTTCAACCAAAACATCAGCTCTCACGTGAACACAAAACACATGCGTCATGGTGCCCTCGTGAATGCGCGTTGCAgatcaatatttttgtaaataaagtggtaaattatgtttttttttgcgcaATTAAAGCACTCGCATTGCTTCAAAAAAAAtggaggttaaaccactggagtcacatggattactttaatgatgtattTACTGCCTTTCTTAACTTTGAATGTAGTAGTTGCATTGGAtatctatggagggacagaaagctctcagatttcattaaaatttgtgttctgaagatgaacgaaagtcctatgagtttggaacgacatgagggtgagtaattaataacatcattttcatttttgggtgaactaaccctttaatttgttttaaaaaacaaaaacttttgaatgccaGTTTTACAaccaaaatataatatatatatatacacttctGTAAACTGCTGAAAAGGTAAACCTGGTTACGTTCACTAGGCAATATGTGCAGAAGTATCATTAAAGGACACTGGAGGGATGTGACGAGGATGCACTATAAATCTGGCTCCCATTTCatatgtattaattattaattgggttaaatatgtttcctgtttgttttGACAAAGTGAAGGACACATTTAAATGACTGCCTGATAACCTACAACATTATAATCCATTTTATAACCCTTGTTACctgacatgaaaaacaatatgCCAGTAGGTGGCCCTGTGCcttaaaaacaaaccattcagataaacaagaaaaataattactgtGCCATTAGCCAGAGAGTTTCCGAACCATAATGATAATAACTGTATTATTTAGGCTAAAACTGACAGAAAGACATCCTGAGCAATGCTATTTTAAGGCTGTGGTTTATTGTCAACAGCTCAGTAAGTCTCCCATAACACAGACACACCCCACCATTCCTTCACTCGCTGTGTTATTTTTTACCGCTGGCTCTCTGACAGCAGGGCACAACAGAGCGCTCAGATAAGGCTGTTGTGCTGCAGGCTCCATTGTGTTGTACGGGCAGAGACAAACAGACCTTTCTGAGCGGCGAGGGGAAGGCAATTGTGTGTGTGAGGGCACAGCGGGCGGAGTGCTTTGGGTTGAAGTCCAGTCCTGAGGCAGCATTTTCACAACAGCTGGACCATATTACAAAAACACCTTAAGGGCAAGCAAAAAGACAACTAACACCTTTTCCACACAGCCTTCACACTGAAACGTCTGTACTGAAAATGTATCattaatgtgtaaaaaaaatatgcaacaTGTCTGTCCTAGTTAAAGAAAAAACCTAAAAGAACGTGTACAGGATTCCTATTGGGATTTAATGTAGAAACAATCCCAAAGGATCCTAATGGgatcaaaatcaaatcaaaggaCCCAGGTTTTACAATTAGCATCAACTGGCAATATTGTACCAAAACTGATTATGACACAAAATTTAACCAAATGTCCTTAAAACgggagactttttttttttgtaaaaaataaaatgtaattcaatATATTCTCAATCCTTTTTCCaaagtgtgtttttgtcttaccctgattcaaTATGATAAgcctattataagtgtttatatctTAGTCGGGATGGTTTTGCGTGGGAAATTGCGTACTTGCATCACTCGCTCGTCATAtccgtaaatagagaaaagttgctcagGCTATTTTTACGTGTGTATGGTGTGACAGTGGCATTGTGACAATGAGCGAGAAAGGATGGCATGGAACAGCTAAatctctaaataaaaaaaataacattgataaAAGACAAAGTAATAGTAGAAGcagtaaaataaatacattctcATCAGAAGATAACAATGGAAAACTGAGAAATACCGAGGCAGAGAGACAAAgaattaggtgcactgaaaaaTGAATTCTACATATCAATGCTAAAATGAAATTTACTAGCTGGAATGAAAAGGGGTTAATCAGACAAATTAAGAATTAGCAGAGTTTGTTTGTAAGCTACAAAGGCAGGACATCAAACAGGCCAATGATAGGAAAAGGGTTGAATATTGAGCAAAGAAATAACTGAAAGAGAATTGAAAACAGGCAACCAAAATGAAGAGAGGGCAGGGCAGGACCAAAACATGTGTATTAGAGTGGCAGGACTGGAGCGGCATCTATCACATTCAGGGTCAATAGCAGGATTAATACGAGCCAGTCGACTCTTAGACCATTGTGCTCTGTGGACAACTTTACATTGTATCAATCCATGATGAGTACAAATAGAAGAGGAGTGAATCCGAATGAGAATTTCTGCCCAAGTCTCTTCATCTATTTCTATACCAATGTCTTGGGAGCAGGTGATACAAAGTAAATTGGTAGATATAGACTGAAGAGAGAAGACTgcattataaagctttgaaaTGGTGACATGGACGGACACTTAGAATGATATCAACTTCAGAGGCTGGAGGTTTGTTTGGGAAATTTGGAAATTGTTTTGCATGCAAAATCTTGAATCTTGAAGACTTATAGGAACATTAAAAGAGTGAATTAATTGTGAAAGATGCATCAATATACAAGTCCACAAAAGAGACAAGACCACACTCCTTCAAAGAAGCAATAAGGGAAATAAAGGATTAGAGTATATGGGAGAAGACAAGGGAATGGTCTGAATCTCAAAATGGTGCAAAAACTGTGTCCAGATCTTCAGGCTATTAGTCACCAACACATTTTTGGAATATTTCACTGCAGATAGTGTGGTCGGGAGATAGAGGAGTGCAGACAAAGAGGAGAGCTTGCAATAGATGTTCTCAATGTAGAGCCAAGATGGAACAATCTCAGACCCATCTGTGTCAAACCAATGGAGCATAGAGCGCATATTTGCTGCCCGATAAGGTCCCGATAAGACagaacacgttttttttttttttgcagtgagattttttttaatcgttTTCTATTGGCAGTGAGCGTTTTGCATGCCGTTTTTATGCCCCGGGCGCCACGCGTTTTAGCAAGAATGCTCTGAGCGCCTGAAGTTGAAAAAAAAGAGCTCTGAGCAGAAAAGTGCCCAAAGTCATATGCGTTTTTTTTCCATTGTCCAATCGAATAAATGGAGAGGCGGTCCTTCCATTGTGTTGACGAAAGTTTACAGTTGCTTGGACACTGCAATGATGGAGGAGGAGAAACTTCTTGTGGCTGTCGTCCGGTTACCCGGAGCTGTATGACTTCACAAAccgaaaataaataatatgacATTTTAACAGCAAACCAAAGAGTGCAAAACAGCGCTACACTGACAGGACAGCTGATTTAgcctaataaaataaaataaaatgttgggGAGTCCAAGGCCACCCAGTTTAGGCTTGTTTAGGCTTTTGCAGGATATTCTTACGAATCAACTTCTGAATCACAGTTTtacaactaaaataataataataatacatatataatatgtgtaaaCTTATGTCATGACCAGCTGAAAAAGTAAATGGTaagaactgagggatttgaaatgttgtaagaGCGACACGGAGATGGTtattttattactcaacaggtgactaaggtattttattgaacagataaattgccatatgtagctctctaacagagttcgTTGTAAAGCATTAACTATTGTGAAGAGTGAGATTCATCCACAGTCATGCAGAGCCAAAGCAACCAAAACAAGGATTTTCTGCAAAATgcatgtagtttttttttttttttttttaataaaacactaGAGGGCCAAACTGTGTACCTTTAAAGTCAATCACTGTATAGTTTTAACATTGTTCAACATATTCATCTCAGCAaccatatttattattttacattttgtagtGTTTTTTCCCTGCTCTCCAAAACCCTTACAGAACTGACCAGTTCACTAAGTATGTTGTGATGAACTCGCTAAAATGTTTTGGGTCAACTAATATGTATTACACAATGCATTTATATTAAAAGTAATAACAAGCTGCCATATTTAGTGGTACTCAAGTTCAAAACACACTGTAGTATAAACAGAAGTTGGTAAGCCACAGCAAAGCCACGATTCCAAAGGGTCATGTGAAGTAATGATTTACAGAGGACAACTATTTAACCAATTGATCATTAACCCACTAAACTAACAGAAATCTTTTCTGAATCAAAAAATGATTCAATCCAAATTCAAGCCAACTTTTAGTTTTATTGGTTACATTTTGCAATAATGTTTAATTAGTCAACCTTATTAAAATGCATTGTGTAAGatgaattaaaaatgacaaatgttttCCAGCATTTGTTGATCTAGGTTATTGTTAATTTCTATCATgtacacaaccattcaaaagtttcaggtcagtaagattttttgaaagaaacgatccattaaattaatcaatggattaaaaagtgacagtgaagacttttacatcctgaaaacatttataataataggacatgtttcttgagcagcaaacctttatattagaatgatttctgacggACATTATGTTGTATAAAATAACAATAGTTAATGttttatgaacaaacatgaattaGAAAATTGGttg
The window above is part of the Chanodichthys erythropterus isolate Z2021 chromosome 3, ASM2448905v1, whole genome shotgun sequence genome. Proteins encoded here:
- the foxk1 gene encoding forkhead box protein K1, giving the protein MADLGDDTGARALLALKSAPCSPVAVSIAPVYTFSSSTSPGIISSMPLSPPSQALARLEGRDFEFVMRQRTVTVGRNSSHGSVDVNMGHSSFISRRHLQITFEEPHFYLRCLGKNGVFVDGVFQRRGAPPLLLPRECTFRFPSTVIKIQFTSLYHKETQKEEAPVSPVRPLYPQISPLKISIPENDFRSMMSPLPSPTGTISVPNSCPASPRGAGSSGYRYGRNITSDLQLAAEFAAKAVSEQRTEATGGDSPKDESKPPYSYAQLIVQAISSAPDRQLTLSGIYAHITKHYPYYRTADKGWQNSIRHNLSLNRYFIKVPRSQEEPGKGSFWRVDPSSEAKLVEQAFRKRRQRGVSCFRTPFGPLSSRSAPASPTHSGLLSPHSSGLQTPDCLSREGSPVSHEHDFGSKLASVPEYRYSQSAPGSPVSAQPVIMAVPPQSSAAIPKPVAYMPASIISSSQASGQAIHVVQQAPAVTMVRVLTTSTSSPNGYILANTTSSSSGEGHGEQRVDEMPVVGSRVIQAVGSHINSANRGQQSYTVVQQSAIHHLPVQTISQNGKHALPVASVPTSAYALTNPLQILAAQASTSPPVLVNRPSSMATDESSINEPEPKRPKMEEDGVAPVPQPVIVAMNQEASE